In Castanea sativa cultivar Marrone di Chiusa Pesio chromosome 6, ASM4071231v1, a single window of DNA contains:
- the LOC142640136 gene encoding uncharacterized protein LOC142640136, with protein MYPDLYRGLGLKNEDLSKYDMPLMGFDGHLVTPKGQISLPVNIGGKEVIVTLIVVASFSPYTAILGRPWIHDMGAIPSTLHVKVKFRTEDGIAMIRGDQQAGAGLNNGDRVELLLFLIRNVDVFAWSPYEVPGVDPEFIVHKLNVDPLCHPKKQRPRRSIKERTEAIRQEVGKLREVGAIKETFFPEWLANTVVVKKKSDKWRVCVDFTDLNWACPKDLFPMPKIDKLVDTTRGHPRMSFLDAFQGYHQISLAAKDQEKTAFITPNAIYHYTVMPFKLKNAGATYQRMMTRMFRDKIGHMVEVYIDDMVIKRKKGSTLKTLKRCSRYFGDTSCASTLKNALSE; from the exons ATGTACCCGGACCTGTACAGGGGGCTTGGCCTGAAAAATGAGGATTTGTCCAAGTATGATATGCCATTAATGGGATTCGATGGGCACCTGGTGACACCAAAGGGGCAAATTTCACTACCGGTCAACATAGGAGGTAAGGAGGTGATTGTGACTTTAATAGTGGTCGCTTCTTTCTCACCGTATACGGCAATCCTCGGGAGGCCATGGATTCATGACATGGGAGCTATACCGTCCACACTGCACGTCAAGGTCAAGTTTCGAACCGAAGATGGGATTGCAATGATACGGGGTGATCAGCAAGCAG GGGCAGGCCTGAACAATGGGGATAGGGTGGAGTTGCTCCTTTTTCTCATACGAAACGTGGATGTGTTCGCTTGGAGCCCATATGAGGTACCCGGGGTTGACCCCGAGTTTATAGTTCACAAACTAAATGTGGACCCTTTATGCCATCCTAAGAAGCAGAGACCAAGGAGGTCCATAAAGGAGCGCACAGAGGCTATCAGGCAGGAGGTCGGGAAGCTCAGAGAGGTCGGGGCCATAAAGGAAACGTTCTTTCCAGAGTGGCTCGCAAACACAgtggtagtgaaaaagaagTCCGATAAATGGAGGGTTTGCGTCGATTTCACTGATCTAAACTGGGCCTGCCCAAAGGATCTGTTCCCAATGCCGAAGATCGATAAATTAGTGGACACCACACGCGGGCACCCAAGGATGAGCTTCCTCgatgctttccagggttatcaccagatttCCCTAGCCGCCAAGGACCAGGAGAAAACGGCATTCATAACACCCAATGCTATCTATCACTACACCGTGATGCCATTCAAATTGAAGAACGCGGGagccacttatcaacgaatgatgacgaggatgtttcgGGATAAGATTGGACATATGGTTGAGGTATACATTGAcgacatggtgataaaaagGAAGAAGGGCAGCACATTGAAGACCTTAAAAAGGTGTTCGAGATACTTCGGAGACACTAGCTGCGCCTCAACGCTAAAAAATGCGCTTTCGGAGTAG